A segment of the Denticeps clupeoides chromosome 2, fDenClu1.1, whole genome shotgun sequence genome:
taatcTCTTTTTATCACGTTTATCGCTGAAAAATATTATAGAATACTCTGAAATGAAGGCTCTGGTCATGTTCTGAAGACAGGTAAGAGTAACAATTTCAGGGGGTCAAAAGGGAAGGATTTCATAAACAATTTTATTTCCCGTGCCATTTATTGCTCAGACTTGTGGCACAGACAATTCTATAAAACCATTTGGCCTatttgagctttattgtcatttcggctatatacatgttagagagtacatagtgaaaccaaATAACGTTTCTCAAAGTTataaaaagtgacaaagtgacataaagtgcacatgtgcgacaGACAAACTGGccaacataaagtgcaaatgggggacacaggcagtgcaagagtaacatttaactaaaacatgtaaaacatgACTGAAATCATTGTTGTCTAAactactgaaatgaataataaatgtgcaaagtaaaaaaagtgcaaatattgctgtgcaaaatggaacggtgcattaatagatgatattacagataggaAATATTACTGAACATAACAAAGGTTATattgtcctgttcagggacacaatggtctgAGCCTACAAAATACACACGAACTCCAAGTTTGGTTCCACCACCTGAGACCCGGTGGCTGTACGGACCTACCAAGACTTTGCAGCCAGCTGTGCATTTCCTTCTTGTCCAAATAAAGGTGcagtttaaaatgcattaaagttCCACAATCAAAATagctatttttaaaattaactATATTTATTAATCCGTCCTCTGGACACCACAGCGTGGATCAAGTTATTTTTTATATCATCAGTTTTGTCAAAGAACTTTTTCAGCAGATCTAATGCACCAGCTGTGAAGTGTACACATCAAATCGAGATATTGATGTTAACAGAAGGTGTCCGGTGTGAGCCCACAGTTCGTCGGGGGCGTGTCATGCGTTGCTGTGGAGACATCGCATGAACGTTCGGATGCTGCACGCCGTCTTGGATGCTGCAGAAGCAGTGTCATGAGGGGAGAAAAGGTCAAAGATCATCGGTGGCAAACAAGAGCAGGTGAAGACCATCCATTAATTGTGGTCGGTTGTCCAGGAAGTGATCAGATCTAGATAAGGCTTACAGCAACGTAAGAAGATTCGATGATGAGTTCACAGTGTCTTCGGGTGTGTGCAGTCCTTTTATACTTGGCGAGTCTGGGTTGTACGCCCCCTGGGGCCTTGGTGGTGGAACGGCAGCCGTGACAGATGTCTGCAAATGCAGTCAAACTTGATCTGCAATAAAGGACGTTTACGCCACATGGTGTCTCCAAAAGAAAAAGTGCCTAATTTCTTCACTTTTCTGCCAGTAGACAGGAGACTCGCAGCACAGAGACAGCTTTTACCCCAGCGCTGTAAGACTATTCAACACACAATATTTAACTGTAGTTTTGTGTGCCAgtatgtcttgtgtgtcctgttagaTGTCCTATACGTCTGTAGAGATGGTagtcaagtaagaatttcattgtgcttggTACGTTGTACATATGGCAATAAACTACCATGACTTGAAAACCCAGAATCTGATTTATGCGGACAGATTTGATTTATCTATATTTAACTATAAAATTGTTACTCAGCCCTCTTAATATCTGGATATCGACCAACTGGATATGGATCAGACTTGCCTGGTTGCCACAGAACAGTACAAGCACTTGCCGAGCTCtcacattttacagaaaataaaaaacaaaagacagagGGTCTGCAGAAAGTTGAAGGGGAATCTCAGCCTAATTGATCGCCTTGGTGATGGGTGAAGAAAAGAGGAGGCTGTGCTAGTGACATACAGGACAGTCACCACTTTATCATTAATACGTATTAgtgtggcagtagcctagtgggtaacttactaccacttactaccatcgtgtccctgagcaagacacttaaccctgagtgtctccagggggtgactgtccctgtaactactggataaggtcgtctgataaatgctgtaaaagttaACCAGAATTACAATAAGTAAGCAGAGGACTAATCATTTCTACATATATACAttgtagcagtcagtcaatattgagaaggccagaactgatggtcaaatgatgatttattgaagccgtccgtgtcatcaaccaacgtaagagctaagcaagagcagataacaataattacaatcacatgcaccgtcatgcacagcaccttacgttagcatatttctttcccttaacataacaaatcacgtcttttctcacaaacattacaagttgctcaaatatactttagtcatcgttacaaaccttgttcccttatcaactgatgctagatttatTGCTTTCAactttttcggttgtccttttctctgcgttcccactgagcctcTCCTGCTTTACCTCGCGTCTTCTGTCctacctcaagctcagttccgttaccgtacttccgctcacaaaggggttatcaaaataagagcgggtaacattatattcatgtaaatcttatgtttttggtctttacatacatatacacattcGCATTGATCCATTGGATTGAGTGTGTACTTTTCACAGGTGACGCGGACGGTGACGTGCATTACGTGCGCGCGCAGAGTGGAGCCGGAAGTTGTGGTGACGGCGCCCGTTGCCACGGCGACAGCGAAGCGCCCGCATCTGGGGAGAATCTGGGGTACGTTTGGTGAAAGATGAGTCGAGAGGCCATGGCGTCACCTCAGAAGGTGTACACCTTCTCCAGCCGACCCAGGCCGCTCCAGAACCGCAGCAAATACCGCGACCCCGCCGTGGACCAGTGAGTTTTTAAATTCAGTTAAAGTAATACATCCGGAAGTTCGTGGAGGACGTGCAatttcgctcttttttttttttttttgctatctcGATATAACAAGTTGTTATTTGGAGGTTATTTTATAAAACTAATTTTGGTTAGCATCATGGATGAACGCATTTTTTATTACCTCTGTTAAGTTAGCGGCGAGTTAtgtattcaagattcaagatacAAGATTCAAGAtcggtttattgtcagtacaacagtatacacagtataccgtgtattaaaataatatttcacacagaccccccatagtgtaataataaaaaaaaaatatatatatatatttatatacacacacacactatactaaCCAAAACCAAAACTTAAAttctgtacaggttatctctgtcagagctctcaatgcactgccatcaccaaaaaactgataaactcaacaacaatacatttCCAGCCTTATGCCCCtgatttctgcacattttgcacatttgtcttgtcttgtgtgtcctgtttgaaatatccagcatatccaagcatcctacatgatgttgtcaaGTTGGGGGGGGAGTTACATCTTTACAcgttacatttatgtttttttaaagtgaagttattgtcttggtaaagcactgcagcacagcacacagtgacacaactcaatgtgtcctctgcatttaaccatcacccttggtgagcagtgggcagccatgacgggcgcccggggagcagtgtgtggggacgatgctttgctcagtggcaccttgacggatcgggattcgaacctgcaaccttctgattacggggccgcttccttaaccgctaggccaccgccgcccctgTATTCGGGCATGcatgagaaaaacaaaaaaaaagacacaaatcgATATAAGgcaatattttttcaaattgatTGAGGTGAGAATGGTGAGAAAATTAAGTCGTGATCTTAAGAGATAACAACTTTCGAAAAGTGTGAAAATGCATGCTCTCTACGGACTTCTGTAAGTTGACTCCTTTTATCCACGTGAAACAGAAACGAGGCTCGCGTGAATTATGGCAACGTCATGTATGACCGACGCGTGGTGCGAGGAAACACTTATGCCCAACACGCCTTACCTCTTGTGAGTTAACGAGCCACTTCAGGCTTTTCTTCTGCTTAATCATATTGCATTTCGCATATATATAATAACCAGCGTGTACAGTACAGCAGGATGATGGTCAGTGTTTGACAGACAGATCAGCTGGACACGACTGACCTTCAGAGGGTGCGAGAGGCCAGGAGGAAACGTGTCAAAGACGCGTTTTTACGAACCCGGAGCCCCGATCCGGTGGAGGGCAGGAGGCATGCCACCATCCAGACAGGTAGCCAGCCTCCTCCATTCACCCAACTCACACAGCCAATGAGATGAGAATCAtcgtgcgactacaacctccactcctgtagatggcgctgtatgGCTGGGTACTCTGAATAactgcctggcatttcaggcagaatGAAATCGTAAAAACGTGCAGCAACAGTAAAGATCaaagcatcttgtatttcagctgcgttttttacattttctattaATTGTacaatatcgcaatatgtacaataccacaatatatcatgatgtAATCGTACTGTGACCCATGgcacactttattattattattattattattattattatggttattattcTAGAGTTGTATCTTGAGGAACTCAGCAATTGGATTGATGAGGCCAGTGTCGAGTGCCAAACCAACGCATTCACAGACACACCGGCCACGCCCCTGTTTGTCCCCGCCAAGTCTGGGAAGGACGCAGCCACCCAGATAGAAGAAGGAGaagtaaaaacatgtttttcattCCAGAAACGAGCATCTTAAACTcttatttaaattaatacatgtaaaaaaatttattattgTCCGGAGATACAAGTTCAATTCAACACACGGTAGACCAAGACCTCCACTACCACCTGCATTAATATAGGATTCATGGAAAAATGTCGAACATTTCATTTGTTCCAAATACTCTCTGAAGCCCTGACTGTTCCTTTCGTGCAGCTCTTCGACTTTGACATGGAGGTGCGCCCGCTGGTGGAGGTGTTGGTGGGAAAGACGGTTGAACAGGCACAGCTGGAGGtgatggaggaagaggagctggcCAGCCTGAGGGCCCAGCAGCAGGCCTTCCATCAGCTGCGTAATATAGAGCTGATGGAGGTGCAGAGGCTGGAGGAGCAACAGCGGCGCCGCCGTGAGGAGAAGGTGAGAGGCGCcctgtgtttctttttatttacccTGTTAGATGATCacgtagtggcctagtgggcaacacatttgccagtgaagcagaagaccaccaagtcccaggttcaaaccccacttactaccattgtgtccctgagcaagacacttaaccctgagtgtttccagtaggactgtccctgtcactactgattttaagttgctctggataaccAGTCCAAAACGCAGCACAGCGTGCACAATATTAACACCGATAAAGACATACGAATTCAATACATCAAATTCAATACATTGACTACGAATTCAATACATTGAACAGGATAATGGCGTACGATtaacgctgtaaatgtgaaagtgaagtgattgtctttgtgaaacactgcagcacagctcacggtgacacaacggaatgtgtccactgcttttaaccatcagccttagtgagcagtgggcggccatgacaggcgcccggggagcaatgtgtggggacggtgttttgcacagtggcacctcaatgacttgggattcgaaccgacaaccttccaatcatgggtccacttcctttaCCTGTTTTTGTTGAGTCAATCCTGCCCTTATTTATATTTAGCACAAATAGGGTTTACGATGGCGTAGCTCATTATTAGTTTATTTGCTTTAATTGTAAGGTGTGGGATTAGTTAgtctcatctgtgtgtgtgagtgtgtgtgtgtgtgtgtgtatatatatatatatatatgaatcgACCTGGACTAATGTACTATTTCACTGTCCATCTTGTAAAATGCAGGAAAGGTGCATCCGAGAGCATCGCATAGTCATTGCAAAAGAGAAGGAAACCGCAGAGAAGGTGGCGGCCCGGGCTTTTGCCCAAAGTTACCTGAGCGACCTGTTGCCGTCAGTCTACTCCAGCCTGCAGGAAAATGGGTTTTTTTATGACCCAGTGGAAAGAGGTCAGTGTGAAACTCTTATCCTAATGACTGTTTTCATAGCTCTCATTAATGGCACATGAGCCTACATTTGTGCTTTATGATGCCAGCATTTATACATTTGATATGTTTCATTAGACAAACGAGTCTCACTGCTTTGCATAAGGAAGTATTCCCATGAACCGTGCATCTGAGATAATTCCATTTTGCTCCTTAGAACTGGAAACTGTGCTTTTCCCAACCCTCATGTCTGAAGTTAGTAACTGTTTGGAAAACCACTGTGTTGCCCGAACTACTCTGGACAGtgagtctttatttttttctgaaggtgTGGTGATGGGATTTATTGATTAGTATTAGTTccatctggtagggagggggCATGTTTCTGGACCGTATGTAGACTGAGCGGTAATTAAGGTGTTCTGTGAATGTTCTGTGATGCTGCCCAGTCCACTGCCctcatattttaattcattttttcccctccctatAGTGATAATCCAGGATGTTATAGACCTGCAACTAAAGGCTGAAGTGAACACAGAAGGGAACAAAAACTAATGGCTCCTGAAAGATTTttgtcctttaaaaatgtgttaagtCCTTTGTTCTAGCCTTTGTAACTTGCTGATAAATAAAGGACCTTTACAAAGTAAGATCATTGTGCTGAACATTCGTGAGTTTTGATCAGTTTTTCATCATTCACATTAAAGAATCAGGCATATTCAAGGCAAGGCAAATCTATCAATGTCCAAACTGTCTGGAACACATGGAG
Coding sequences within it:
- the rsph3 gene encoding radial spoke head protein 3 homolog isoform X2, whose product is MSREAMASPQKVYTFSSRPRPLQNRSKYRDPAVDQNEARVNYGNVMYDRRVVRGNTYAQHALPLTDQLDTTDLQRVREARRKRVKDAFLRTRSPDPVEGRRHATIQTELYLEELSNWIDEASVECQTNAFTDTPATPLFVPAKSGKDAATQIEEGELFDFDMEVRPLVEVLVGKTVEQAQLEVMEEEELASLRAQQQAFHQLRNIELMEVQRLEEQQRRRREEKERCIREHRIVIAKEKETAEKVAARAFAQSYLSDLLPSVYSSLQENGFFYDPVERELETVLFPTLMSEVSNCLENHCVARTTLDMIIQDVIDLQLKAEVNTEGNKN
- the rsph3 gene encoding radial spoke head protein 3 homolog isoform X1, producing MSREAMASPQKVYTFSSRPRPLQNRSKYRDPAVDQNEARVNYGNVMYDRRVVRGNTYAQHALPLTDQLDTTDLQRVREARRKRVKDAFLRTRSPDPVEGRRHATIQTELYLEELSNWIDEASVECQTNAFTDTPATPLFVPAKSGKDAATQIEEGELFDFDMEVRPLVEVLVGKTVEQAQLEVMEEEELASLRAQQQAFHQLRNIELMEVQRLEEQQRRRREEKERCIREHRIVIAKEKETAEKVAARAFAQSYLSDLLPSVYSSLQENGFFYDPVERELETVLFPTLMSEVSNCLENHCVARTTLDNEMGSSCKTKSYGDEAGTKGHECSGMLDLSVFSIFMSCFVRVYHSITPLNKGKEYYIMSVYSTVTDYIYFVSVHAAN